Proteins from a genomic interval of Arvicola amphibius chromosome 10, mArvAmp1.2, whole genome shotgun sequence:
- the Cldn5 gene encoding claudin-5, whose protein sequence is MGSAALEILGLVLCLVGWVGLILACGLPMWQVTAFLDHNIVTAQTTWKGLWMSCVVQSTGHMQCKVYESVLALSAEVQAARALTVGAVLLALVALFVTLTGAQCTTCVAPGPVKARVALTGGALYALCGLLALVPLCWFANIVVREFYDPAVPVSQKYELGAALYIGWAASALLMCGGGLVCCGAWVCSGRPEFSFPVKYSAPRRPAANGEYDKKNYV, encoded by the coding sequence ATGGGGTCCGCAGCGTTGGAAATTCTGGGTCTGGTGCTGTGCCTGGTAGGTTGGGTGGGCTTGATCCTGGCGTGTGGGCTGCCCATGTGGCAGGTGACTGCCTTCCTGGACCACAACATCGTGACGGCGCAGACGACTTGGAAGGGGCTGTGGATGTCGTGCGTGGTGCAGAGTACAGGACACATGCAGTGCAAGGTGTACGAGTCTGTGCTGGCGCTGAGTGCCGAGGTGCAGGCAGCTCGAGCACTCACCGTGGGCGCTGTACTGCTGGCACTGGTGGCCCTCTTTGTTACCTTGACCGGCGCGCAATGCACCACCTGCGTGGCCCCGGGTCCAGTGAAGGCACGCGTGGCACTCACGGGCGGAGCGCTTTACGCGCTGTGTGGGCTGCTGGCGCTGGTGCCTCTCTGCTGGTTCGCCAACATCGTGGTCCGCGAGTTCTACGATCCGGCAGTGCCGGTGTCTCAGAAGTACGAGCTGGGCGCGGCGCTGTACATCGGATGGGCGGCCTCCGCTCTGCTCATGTGCGGCGGCGGCCTCGTGTGCTGCGGGGCTTGGGTCTGCTCCGGCCGCCCGGAGTTCAGCTTCCCGGTCAAGTACTCGGCACCGCGGCGGCCCGCAGCCAATGGCGAATACGACAAGAAGAACTACGTCTAA